The Pectobacterium sp. A5351 genome contains the following window.
GGAAGTTATATTATTTGTCGGTGGCAGAGGCGGCTTTATAAATACCTATCGAGTTCGCTCTGGAAAATTACATAAAATTAGAGAAACCTATGTTTCCTAATTCACGTCGAGGCCTCGACCTTGACACCCACTGCCAACCTTGTTGGTTCACTTAAATCAGGAGAATATACGATGACTAAGCCTAAGCGCCGCATTGTTCAGTCTAAAGGCTAATTCTTTAGCAACGGTTTTATTGACGTTATAGCCGAGGTGGCGAAAGCCACCTCTCAAGGAGACTGTCGTGAATTCAATATTTCACAATTCAAGATTTACGGCATGGGCTATTGGATTAGCTTTTGACCGACTAGGTAATGCAATGTATATGGTGGCTTTGCCTCTTATGGTCTACCATATGACATCGTCCCTTAAGAATATGGCGATCGTAACTGCTTGTCAGTTTTTGCCACGAATTTTCCCAGGGATTTATGTCGGAAGCATGGTTGATATATCCAATAAAAAAAATATTTTTTTTATTTCCCTGCTTCTACAATGTTTTATCGGAATAATCATTGCTACTCTTTACAGCATGCAGTTATTGCCATTCATTTTACTATGCATCCTTGGCGCGATGACAAGCGTCTGTTTTGAAATATCACGTACAACTGAAATGACACTTGTTCCGGTTATATTCGCCAAAGAACGGGTGAAAGCCACCACAGCCCTAGCATCAATCCATACCGCAATGTTCATGGTTGGCCCCTTACTTGGTGCCCTATTGCTTAAGTATTTTAGTTATACATCACTACTCGTGCTGAATGCACTCACGTATCTTGCCCCTATAATCGCTAATTATTGGACGAAAATTCCTTCTCTTCAGTCTGTCCAACACCGGACGAAAGGGCTGAGAGAAAAACTGACACTAACTAATCATTCACTTAAAGAATCTCTCGCTACGGTGCGTAGTAGCAAAGCCTTGAAATTGCTTATGATGTTTATCACCTGTATCACGCTAGCAACGGGTGGACTGGAGTTATTAATCATCTTTTACATTAAAAATAGGCTCCACGTAAGCGATCAATTCGCCAGCTTGATGTATGCAATAGGGGCTGTCGGAATGTTTCTGGGATCGATCCTTGTTCCTCTGTTTAGGAAAATAAAAAGAAAAATTTTCCTTTTTATAACATTGTTAATGATTGCAGGCGGGATTTCACTTTTTCAGATTGGTTCCATACCAGCTCTGATATCAGGTCAATTACTTATATTTATGGGAATATTCGCCTGTAGTGTCACACAGGATCTGATAATTCAAGAAAGTGCGCCCCCCACAATGTTGGGAAGAATCAGCGGTATTTTACGTATTATTAATAGTACGATGATATCCCTATCTACGTTTTTTCTTACCTCCCTTACAGCATTTCTAAGTTTTAAATACATAGCCTTGATCGTGATACTCTTGGTTCTGTTAGCACTTATTTTAAGCCAAAATCCGCATTTTTCTTCCACACATTATGAGCACAGCGAGCACCACAATGAATAACTATGTCATTATCAGCGGAAGTACCCAACAAAAAAGCCAATCATCTCGGCTGTCAACGGTGATAAAATCGCTGATCGATACCATTGATATTGAGTCAAACATCGCACTAATTGACTTGGCAGCAATCAAGCATCAGGAATGGAACAAAGAGTTCTGGGGCGACGAGATTCCTTGCCCTGAATGGAAAAAAACATCTGCCATTCTGGCGAAAAGTGACGCTATTATTTTCGTTGTACCAGAGTGGCACGGAATGATTCCACCCGCATTAATGAACCTATTAATTCTATCTGAACGTAACGAGCTTTCGCATAAACCGGCCTTAATTGTCAGCGTTTCTTCCGGTAATGGAGGCGCTTATACGGTTGCGCAATTTAAAGGCTTTTATTCCAAGAATAATAGACTTTGCTTTATCCCCGATCATGTCATCATCCGTAATATTCGAGATAAAGAATTTGATGGTGATAAGAATAGCGCTGAAGACTATGAACGCTTAACGTATTCTCTCAGTATACTTAAGGCTTACATCCCCGGACTGGCTCATGTACGTCAGTGCGGTGTTCTAGATTATGATACCTGGCCTTATGGGATGTGATCGTATGCTAAATTCTAAAGACTATAATATGGTGATAGAGCAGGCATTCCAGCAGCATTATACCGAACAATCCGATGTCTGGACTACTGACATTGGCATGCGTATTCTGCCGTTACTGATACAAGGGAAACTTCGCTTATCCGAACACAGTAGAGTATTGGACATCGGTTGTGGTAGCGGGCTTGATACCCTTATTTATAGTGAACTGAGTAGTCAGGTGACCGGAATAGATATCTATGCTCATCCTGAATGGCAGTCGATACAAGAACAATTTTATAATATCACTTTTTATCGCGCCAACTTTCTTCAGCATCCTATAGATGAATATGATCTTGTCATTGACAATGGCTGCTTTCATCATCAGGCAAATGAAAATTTGTTGACCTATCTATTAAAAGTAAAGGAAATACTGTCAGATAATGGTCACTTTGTTCTTTCGACATTTTACGATCCAACGACACTGACGTATGTAGACAATTATGAAAGAATACACCATTATTTTAGCGATCAAGATATTGAACAGAGACTAAATAGTGCAGGATTTAATATTATGGATACAATTTATATCTATAGAAAAAGGTATAAGAATTACTATAGAATTTCCTTTTGCAAGAAGATATAGCAATAAATAGAATGTTATTCTAATAAAAAATAAAGTGGCGATATTATAGTCGTAACTCTGATACAGCTCGTCCTAAATTATCGATGAACAGAATCATCCAATCAGGTTGGTAATTTTCACTGGCTCAGACTCGGCAATATCCCTTAAGTTAATAACCGTCTCAAAAACAACCTGATGGTACCCAACTTAAACGCGCTCAGAAAAGACAGCCTTCCTGTCTTTTCTGAGCGCATAGCAAGATGACGCTTCTCTTTCAGTACCGCAAAGCAACACTCAGCTACCGTTTGCGACGCACTCATTTGAGACCGTTGCAAACAAAAAAATTTCGCCCGGAATCATCACGTCCGTTTCGCAATAGCGTGAAATTCCGGTAACGCTTTGCTAGTGTTATCGATTAATTCCCTTTAAGTACAAAAAATATCAGGCCAGTGAATACATTAACCACCGCTACACCGAAAAAATCGGCGTCTTTTAGCGAAGGCGTCTTTGACAGTCTTCCGATTGTTATCGGCTACATGCCCGTGGCATTCGCGTTTGGCATGAATGCGGTCAAGTTAGGATTTACGCCGCTGGAAGGCATTTTTCTCTCCTGCATCATTTACGCCGGCGCCAGCCAGTTTGTTATCACTGCCCTGCTCAGCGCCGGCATGTCCATCTGGGTGGCGGCCTTGACCGTCATGGCGATGGATGTTCGCCATGTGCTGTATGGACCGGCGTTACGGCATCGCATTGCACAACGACTGCCAACCCGAAAAACGGCGCTCTGGGCGTTCGGCCTGACGGATGAAGTCTTTGCTGCCGCCGCGACCCGGCTGGCGAAGGATAACCGCCGTTGGTCAGAAAACTGGATGATGGGCGTGTCACTGCTCGCCTGGCTCTCGTGGGTGCTCGGTACGGTGATCGGCGCCGTGTTCGGTAACGGCCCATTGGATGACTACCCTGCCGTCGAAGCCGCGCTGTCTTTCATGCTGCCCGCGCTTTTCCTCAGCTTTTTACTCGCCTCTTTCAAGCGCAAACAGAGCCTGGTCGTGGCTTGCGCACTAGGCGGTGCGCTGCTGGGATTGCTGCTTTCCTCCATTCCAGCCGCAATACTGCTCGGCATTCTCAGCGGCTGTCTGGCTTCGCTGGTTAACCCCGCCACGCCACAGGTGAACACATGAGTACGGAAGTCATTCTTATCGGGCTGATTGTGGGGGGGGTGAACTATCTCTTTCGTTATTTACCTCTGAGACTCAGCACCTCACGCGCTTCCGGCTCGTTGCAGCGCGGTAAAAAAGCGCTGTTGCTTGATAGCATCGGCATTGCTTCTATTTGTGCGCTGCTGATTGTTTCCAGCGTGCCGGATATTCTCGCGCATCACGAAAAGCTGCTGCCAACGCTGGTCGGTTTTGTGACGCTGACGGCCTGTTTTTATAAAACCCACAGTATCGTCTTATCGACGTTACTGGGCGCGCTGTGCTATGGAATTGCGTTTAAGCTGCTTTGAATTCGCAGTCTGGATTATCAAATAACATTTTGATTTAAATAAAGTAAACGGCGAATTATTCCCAATGTACGCTATTCTTCGTTTACTTTCTGTCACAGAAATAAGCACAATTTCCCACCTGAATACCGTTTACCCAGTTAGTAACATTAGTTACTATGTACCCCGTGATTAATGAGGTTTATATAAAAAATGCACAGTTCATTCACTCCTATAGAACAAATGCTCGACCTGCGTGCTTCACGTAAACCAGGATTCCCACGTCAAGAAGTCTTAATATTGCGCCTTTTCATGCATGTCCAAGGCAAAATTCTGGAACACAGAAACAGAATGCTGAAGGATCAGGGCATCAATGAAACCCTCTTCATGGCATTGCTGACGCTGGAGTCTCAAGAGTCTTATAGCATTCAGCCTTCCGAACTCAGCGCAGCGCTAGGGTCATCACGCACCAATGCAACGCGTATCGCTGACGATCTGGAAAAAAGAGGCTGGATTGAGCGACGCGAAAGCAGCAACGACAGACGCTGCCTGCACCTGCACCTGACAGAAGAAGGCAAAGCTTTTCTCGGCGAACTGATTCCACCACAGCACCGCAGTCTCCATGTGCTTTGCTCGGCACTTGAGTCCAGTGAACAAACTCAGCTTGAAGCCCTGATGAGAAAGCTTCTGGTTCGGTTGGATGAAATGGACGACCTCGATAACCTATAACGTCGATATTCAATAGTGTCGACAGTCAATAACATCGATAGTCAATAACAGCAGAAAACAACAACAAAGCATCATAGTCGGCACCTTTTTCACCCGGAATGACCCGATACATACGTATCGGGCAGGTGAATTTTGCTGCGAAAAATACGTATGACCTTTCCGCTGTCGCACCGTGCGGCTTAGCAAAACAGCAATCTCACGCTCCGGGCAAAGCGATCTGAAAACGCCCCCAAGCGGCACAACAAGATGAATTCGTTTCGACTATCGCCAGGCTGCACAGTCTGGTGCGGATAGCCGACACAAAGAGAATAAAAAGAGAGAGAACAGCATGAGTGAAAGTGTGGAAAATCAGGTACCGAAAACGCCACAAAGAAACAAGAAACAACAGCGTAAGCGCGTGCTATCGCTGCTGACGTTTATTTTTGTCGTGCTGGGCTGTGCCTGGCTGGGTTACTGGTTCCTGGTGCTCAGGCATCACCAAAGCACTGACGATGCCTACGTCGCAGGCAACCAGATTCAGATCATGGCGCAGATCAGCGGCAGCGTCACCCATGTTAACGTCGACAATACCGATTTCGTTAAGCAGGGACAGGTACTGGTGGAGCTGGACCCTACCGATGCTCAACAGGCATTTGAACGCGCGAAAACCGGGCTGGCCAACAGCGTGCGTCAGACGCACCAATTGATTATTAACAGTAAACAGTATCAGGCCAACATTGAACTGCGCCAAACCGAGTTGAACAAGGCACAAAGCGATTTGAGCCGCCGGGAAGCGCTGGGCAGCGCCAATGCCATCGGGCGTGAAGAAGTGCAGCATGCTCGTGATGCCGTCGCGACCGCCAAAGCCGCGCTGGAAGTCGCCAGACAGCAATATCAGGCGAATCAGGCGATGATTCTGGATACACCGCTTGAGAAGCAGCCTGCTATACAGCAAGCCTCTGTAGAAATGCGCGATGCCTGGCTGGCGCTACAGCGCACCAAAATCGTCAGTCCGATTGACGGTTATGTCTCACGCCGCAGCGTACAAATTGGCGCGCGTATCTCTCCGACGTCAGCGCTGATGGCCGTGGTGCCCGCCAATCACCTGTGGGTCGATGCTAACTTCAAAGAGACACAGCTAGCTAATATGCGTATCGGCCAACCGGCTACCGTGGTCGCAGACATCTACGGTGATGATGTCGTGTACCAGGGAAAAGTAGTCGGTCTCGATATGGGAACCGGTAGCGCGTTCTCCCTGTTACCCGCCCAGAACGCAACCGGCAACTGGATCAAGGTCGTTCAGCGCCTGCCCGTCCGTATTGAACTTGATCCAAAACAGGTCGCCGAACATCCGTTGCGTATCGGCCTGTCCGCGCTGGTTAATGTCGATACTGCCAATATAGAAGGCAACGCGCTAGCAGAAACCTCACGCACCACGCCAGCCTACCAAAGCGATGCGCTGACGCTGGATCTCACCCCTGTTAACCAGGACATCAGCGCCATTATTCAGGCGAACGCCGGTTAATCGGGCAGGAGAGAAACGTGCAGAGAGAACCGCTTAAAGGTGCCAGTCTGGCCTGGATGACCGTTGCTCTGTCGCTGGCAACGTTTATGCAGGTGCTGGATTCCACTATCGCCAACGTCGCTATTCCGACCATCGCCGGTAATCTGGGTGCGTCCAACTCGCAGGGAACATGGGTCATCACCTCGTTCGGGGTCGCTAACGCCATCTCCATCCCTATCACTGGCTGGCTGGCCAAACGGTTTGGTGAAGTCCGCCTGTTCCTGTGGTCAACGGCGCTCTTCGCCCTGACGTCCTGGCTGTGTGGTGTATCCACCAGCCTGGAAATGCTGATTTTCGCCCGCGTGTTGCAGGGGATTGTCGCCGGGCCGCTGATCCCGCTGTCACAGAGTCTGTTGCTCAGCAACTATCCCCCCGCGAAACGCAGCATCGCTCTGGCGCTGTGGTCAATGACGGTGGTCGTCGCGCCGATCTGCGGCCCGATTCTGGGCGGTTGGATTAGCGACAACTATCACTGGGGCTGGATATTCTTCATCAACGTTCCACTCGGCATCGCCGTGGTGTTTATTGCCATGCAAACGCTACGCGGGCGAGAAACCAAAACCGAGATCAAGCCCATTGATACTATCGGGCTGGCACTGTTGATCGTCGGCATCGGTAGCCTGCAGATGATGCTTGACCGCGGGAAAGAGCTGGACTGGTTTAACTCGACGGAAATCATCACCTTAACCGTGGTAGCCGTGGTCGCGATAGCGTTCCTGATTGTCTGGGAACTGACAGACGATCACCCAGTGGTGGATTTATCGCTGTTTAAGTCGCGCAACTTCACCATCGGCTGTCTGTGTATCAGTCTCGCCTACATGTTCTATTTCGGGGCGATCGTACTCTTGCCGCAGTTGTTGCAGGAGGTGTATGGCTATACCGCCACCTGGGCCGGGTTGGCGTCCGCACCCGTTGGGCTGATGCCGGTGGTGCTGTCGCCGATTATCGGTCGCTTCGCACCGCATCTGGACATGCGCAAGCTGGTGACATTCAGCTTTATTATGTATGCCGTCTGTTTCTATTGGCGTGCGTACACCTTCGAGCCGGGCATGGATTTCGGCGCATCGGCCTGGCCGCAGTTCGTTCAGGGGTTTGCCGTCGCCTGCTTCTTCATGCCGCTGACGACCATCACGCTGTCGGGGCTTCCGCCGGAGCGGCTGGCGGCAGCATCGAGCCTGTCGAACTTTGCCCGAACGCTGGCGGGTTCGATCGGGACGTCGATTACCACCACGCTCTGGACACAGCGTGAATCGCTGCACCATGCGCACCTAACGGAATCGATCACGCCGTATAATCCCATCGCGCAGGAAACGTATCAGCAGCTTCAGGCGATGGGAATGAACCAAACACAGGCCTCGGCTTACATCGCAGAACAGATTACCGCGCAGGGACTGATTATCTCCGCCAACGAGATCTTCTGGGCCGCTGCTGGGGTATTTCTGGTGCTGCTGGTGCTGGTCTGGTTCGCTAAACCGCCCTTTACCACCGGCGGTGGAGGCGGTGGCGCGCACTAGTTCGTTCGCAATCTGTCTTTCCCCTTCCGTCAACAGCGGGCCGAAGGGGAACTTTCTTTTATCATTCCCACCTTTTCTGATTAATCAAACGCCCTTAATCCTGATAGCACGGTAGCGAATAACGATTTACAGATTCGGGATAAACATATTTTCACATTCCGATTACAATGCGCCTCTTTTTATTCGGGGATGAGTGGTTCTGCTATGTCACAGGTTTTACATTTCATTTTGGCAACGGCGGCAATTTTTTTGCTGGCGTTGCTCGTCAGCCACGACAGAAAACGCATCCGTTTGCGTTTTATTGTGCAATTGCTGGTGATTGAAATCTTGCTGGCCTATTTCCTTTTGCATTCCAGCATCGGGCTGGATGCGATTAGTTCCTTTGCCGGGTTGTTTGAAAAACTCTTATCTTTTGCTAATCAAGGGACCGACTTTGTGTTCGGCGGAATGAACGCACAGGGCTTATCCTTTATCTTCCTCAATGTGCTCTGCCCTATCGTGTTTATTTCCGCGCTGATCGGCATTTTGCAGCACTGGCGAATTTTGCCTTTGATTATCAAAGGTATCGGCACGCTGCTGTCTAAAGTCAATGGGATGGGGAAACTGGAGTCGTTTAACGCGGTGAGTACCCTGATGCTCGGGCAGTCGGAGAACTTTATCGTCTATAAAGGCATCATCGCCGACATGTCGCCACGGCGGATGTACACGATGGCCGCGACGGCGATGTCGACCGTTTCGATGTCGATCATCAGCGCCTACATGACCATGCTGGACGCCAAATACGTGGTTGCGGCGCTGATTCTGAATATGTTCAGCACCTTTATCGTGCTGTCGATCATCAACCCTTATCAGCCTGACGATGAGCCAGAATTGAAGCTGGAAAAGCTGCATGAAGACCAAAGCTTCTTTGAAATGCTGGGAGAATACATCCTTGCTGGTTTTAAAGTCGCGATGATTATTATGGCGATGCTGATCGGCTTCGTGGCCTTGATTGCCGCCGTCAATGCGCTGTTCAGCACCGTTTTCGGTATTAGCTTCCAGGCGATTATGGGCTATGTCTTTTCACCGCTGGCGTGGCTGATCGGCATTCCGTCTTCCGATATCCTGAACGCGGGCAGCATCATGGCGACCAAGCTGGTGGCGAATGAATTCGTTGCCATGATCGAATTGAAGAAGATCGCCGCAGAGATGTCGCCACGCGGACTGGGCATTTTGTCCGTGTTCCTGATTTCCTTCGCCAACTTCGCGTCAATCGGCATTATCGCGGGCGCTATCAAAGGGCTGAATGAAGCACAGGGCAACGTGGTATCACGCTTCGGCCTGAAGCTGGTTTATGGTTCTACGCTGGTGAGCTTGCTGTCTGCGGCAGTGGCGGGACTGGTGCTGTAGCCCTGTATCATAAATAGATAGGTTAAAAACCATCATACTAATGACAGAGTCACATATTAGGGGAAACACGGGGATGAGGTTCCCGCAGGGATGCCTCACCTCGTGGTAGCCCCGAGTATCTCGATCTCATCGCGATGATTTTTGACAATATCATCAGCCCCTGAAAAGGGGCTGATGAAGAATCAGAAAGCGACGCAGACGGGTGCATCGATCCGCATGACGGATTCCTGCGCGAAA
Protein-coding sequences here:
- a CDS encoding MFS transporter; its protein translation is MNSIFHNSRFTAWAIGLAFDRLGNAMYMVALPLMVYHMTSSLKNMAIVTACQFLPRIFPGIYVGSMVDISNKKNIFFISLLLQCFIGIIIATLYSMQLLPFILLCILGAMTSVCFEISRTTEMTLVPVIFAKERVKATTALASIHTAMFMVGPLLGALLLKYFSYTSLLVLNALTYLAPIIANYWTKIPSLQSVQHRTKGLREKLTLTNHSLKESLATVRSSKALKLLMMFITCITLATGGLELLIIFYIKNRLHVSDQFASLMYAIGAVGMFLGSILVPLFRKIKRKIFLFITLLMIAGGISLFQIGSIPALISGQLLIFMGIFACSVTQDLIIQESAPPTMLGRISGILRIINSTMISLSTFFLTSLTAFLSFKYIALIVILLVLLALILSQNPHFSSTHYEHSEHHNE
- a CDS encoding NADPH-dependent FMN reductase, which codes for MNNYVIISGSTQQKSQSSRLSTVIKSLIDTIDIESNIALIDLAAIKHQEWNKEFWGDEIPCPEWKKTSAILAKSDAIIFVVPEWHGMIPPALMNLLILSERNELSHKPALIVSVSSGNGGAYTVAQFKGFYSKNNRLCFIPDHVIIRNIRDKEFDGDKNSAEDYERLTYSLSILKAYIPGLAHVRQCGVLDYDTWPYGM
- a CDS encoding class I SAM-dependent DNA methyltransferase gives rise to the protein MLNSKDYNMVIEQAFQQHYTEQSDVWTTDIGMRILPLLIQGKLRLSEHSRVLDIGCGSGLDTLIYSELSSQVTGIDIYAHPEWQSIQEQFYNITFYRANFLQHPIDEYDLVIDNGCFHHQANENLLTYLLKVKEILSDNGHFVLSTFYDPTTLTYVDNYERIHHYFSDQDIEQRLNSAGFNIMDTIYIYRKRYKNYYRISFCKKI
- a CDS encoding AzlC family ABC transporter permease; this translates as MNTLTTATPKKSASFSEGVFDSLPIVIGYMPVAFAFGMNAVKLGFTPLEGIFLSCIIYAGASQFVITALLSAGMSIWVAALTVMAMDVRHVLYGPALRHRIAQRLPTRKTALWAFGLTDEVFAAAATRLAKDNRRWSENWMMGVSLLAWLSWVLGTVIGAVFGNGPLDDYPAVEAALSFMLPALFLSFLLASFKRKQSLVVACALGGALLGLLLSSIPAAILLGILSGCLASLVNPATPQVNT
- the ygaH gene encoding L-valine transporter subunit YgaH, with the translated sequence MSTEVILIGLIVGGVNYLFRYLPLRLSTSRASGSLQRGKKALLLDSIGIASICALLIVSSVPDILAHHEKLLPTLVGFVTLTACFYKTHSIVLSTLLGALCYGIAFKLL
- the mprA gene encoding transcriptional repressor MprA, whose amino-acid sequence is MHSSFTPIEQMLDLRASRKPGFPRQEVLILRLFMHVQGKILEHRNRMLKDQGINETLFMALLTLESQESYSIQPSELSAALGSSRTNATRIADDLEKRGWIERRESSNDRRCLHLHLTEEGKAFLGELIPPQHRSLHVLCSALESSEQTQLEALMRKLLVRLDEMDDLDNL
- the emrA gene encoding multidrug efflux MFS transporter periplasmic adaptor subunit EmrA; translated protein: MSESVENQVPKTPQRNKKQQRKRVLSLLTFIFVVLGCAWLGYWFLVLRHHQSTDDAYVAGNQIQIMAQISGSVTHVNVDNTDFVKQGQVLVELDPTDAQQAFERAKTGLANSVRQTHQLIINSKQYQANIELRQTELNKAQSDLSRREALGSANAIGREEVQHARDAVATAKAALEVARQQYQANQAMILDTPLEKQPAIQQASVEMRDAWLALQRTKIVSPIDGYVSRRSVQIGARISPTSALMAVVPANHLWVDANFKETQLANMRIGQPATVVADIYGDDVVYQGKVVGLDMGTGSAFSLLPAQNATGNWIKVVQRLPVRIELDPKQVAEHPLRIGLSALVNVDTANIEGNALAETSRTTPAYQSDALTLDLTPVNQDISAIIQANAG
- the emrB gene encoding multidrug efflux MFS transporter permease subunit EmrB translates to MTVALSLATFMQVLDSTIANVAIPTIAGNLGASNSQGTWVITSFGVANAISIPITGWLAKRFGEVRLFLWSTALFALTSWLCGVSTSLEMLIFARVLQGIVAGPLIPLSQSLLLSNYPPAKRSIALALWSMTVVVAPICGPILGGWISDNYHWGWIFFINVPLGIAVVFIAMQTLRGRETKTEIKPIDTIGLALLIVGIGSLQMMLDRGKELDWFNSTEIITLTVVAVVAIAFLIVWELTDDHPVVDLSLFKSRNFTIGCLCISLAYMFYFGAIVLLPQLLQEVYGYTATWAGLASAPVGLMPVVLSPIIGRFAPHLDMRKLVTFSFIMYAVCFYWRAYTFEPGMDFGASAWPQFVQGFAVACFFMPLTTITLSGLPPERLAAASSLSNFARTLAGSIGTSITTTLWTQRESLHHAHLTESITPYNPIAQETYQQLQAMGMNQTQASAYIAEQITAQGLIISANEIFWAAAGVFLVLLVLVWFAKPPFTTGGGGGGAH
- a CDS encoding NupC/NupG family nucleoside CNT transporter, encoding MSQVLHFILATAAIFLLALLVSHDRKRIRLRFIVQLLVIEILLAYFLLHSSIGLDAISSFAGLFEKLLSFANQGTDFVFGGMNAQGLSFIFLNVLCPIVFISALIGILQHWRILPLIIKGIGTLLSKVNGMGKLESFNAVSTLMLGQSENFIVYKGIIADMSPRRMYTMAATAMSTVSMSIISAYMTMLDAKYVVAALILNMFSTFIVLSIINPYQPDDEPELKLEKLHEDQSFFEMLGEYILAGFKVAMIIMAMLIGFVALIAAVNALFSTVFGISFQAIMGYVFSPLAWLIGIPSSDILNAGSIMATKLVANEFVAMIELKKIAAEMSPRGLGILSVFLISFANFASIGIIAGAIKGLNEAQGNVVSRFGLKLVYGSTLVSLLSAAVAGLVL